CTGGCGGACGCATCCTATTTTCGGCACGCAGTTGTACCATACCGGTATTGACATTGGGGCAGACTTTGGTGATGCGGTTGGGGCCGCAGACGGCGGGGTGGTTATTTATGCCGGCTGGATGGGCGGCTACGGCAATGCGGTAATTATCGACCATGGCAACGGCATATCTACGTTATACGGTCACAACAATGATTTGGTAGTGGGGGAGGGTACGCGCGTATATAAAGGGCAGACCATTTCCCATGTAGGATCAACCGGCTATTCTACCGGGCCTCATCTTCACTTCGAAGTGCGTGAAAACGGTACACCCGTGAATCCGCTGGGGTATTTATAAATTTTTAATAATCTGTTGACGTAGAATATTATCCCGGTTTTTTACATATAGTTAAAGTAGTTTTTTGCTCCGCCACCAACGTAAAGGGGCGGTAAGAAGCGAGAGAGGTGTGTTTATTGAGTCGCCGTAAGATTATAATCGGAGCTGTTTTGCTGGTCCTTTTTACATTTGTCGCGACATCAGGCGCGTTTTTATACATGCTGCATATTAACTCCACGGACATTGCCGGCACTCTGAAACTATTCCGGGTCATCCAGTTAATTAAATCACGGTATGTGGAAGAAGTGCCTTCTGATGCTCTGTTGGCCGGGGCCATTAAAGGTATGGTCAATTCTTTGGGCGATCCTCACTCCATATACTTGGACCCGAAGATGTATAAAGAATTTATGATTGAAACGGAAGGGTCGTTCGGAGGAGTAGGCATTGTTATCGGTATCAAAGATAAAATGTTGACGGTGGTGGCACCTATTGAAGGGACGCCCGGGGATAAAGCCGGCATCAAGAGCGGGGATCAGATTCTCAAAATTGATGGGCTTGACACCAAAGACATGGCTCTTGACGAGGCAGTGAGCAAGATCCGGGGACCGGAAGGCAGTCATGTTACTCTTAGTATTTTGCGGTCCGGGCAGGATGCCAAAGAATACACTTTGACCCGTTCGAATATCCAAATCAAGACTGTCACCGGTAAAATGCTTGAAAACGATATCGGCTATGTCCGGCTGTCCATGTTCAATGAAAATACCGGCAGCGATATTGGTAAGAAGCTGCAGGAACTGGAAAAGCAGGGAATGAAAGCTGTTATCCTGGACCTCAGGGATAACCCCGGCGGTCTGTTGGAAGAGAGTGTGAAAGTAGCCGGCAATTTTGTTCCTAAAGGGCCGGTGGTATCCGTGGTAACAAAAGACGGTACCCGGGAAACCCACTCTTCCAATTTGGCTGCTCCCAAGTATCCGCTGGTCATACTGGTTAACGGCGGCAGCGCCAGTGCTTCGGAGATTGTAGCCGGAGCAGTGCAGGACACGGGGGCCGGAACATTGATTGGCACTAAGACCTTTGGCAAGGGATCGGTGCAGACGATTATACGCTTGGACGGTGGTTCAGCCATGAAGCTTACCATTGCTAAATACCTTACTCCCAACGACCGTTCCATTAACGGCGTTGGTATTGAACCGGACATTAAGGTTGAAATGCCTGATTTTAAGGAAAACGGCAAGGATCTGCAGTTGGAAAAAGCCATCGAAGTTTTGAAAGGAAAACTATAAACTAGTTTGTGTAAGGCCGGTTCGAAGCGGACCGGCCTTTTTGTTTCTATCGCGTTAAAGAATCGACATCTTCTTATCATCTTAACTTGTTTGTAATTTACTTACAGGTATGGTACTATTGTGTCGGACCTATGTTTGCCTTAGGAAAATCCATGACTCGCAGAGGTGAAAGCGTGATTACAGGAATTACCGCCTTTCCCTGGCCGAATATACTGCTGCTGATTATCGACCGGGCTTTGTCGGTTTTGCAGCAACCCATATTTTGGGTGATACTGGCCTTGGTAGGCTGGCAATACCGGCAGATGCGGCAAAGTCAGCAGAAAATGTTCGGCGTTTATTCCTATAGCCTGGTACGGCAAGTGCTGCTTGCCGGATTTTATGGACTGCTTGGCGGTATTGTCGGTAGTTTTTTGCTGACTGTTGCCGGTGTCACCCTCAACAAATTGGGTCTTAACTATATTTGGCCTGTGGCACTGGCGCTGATGCTCATCAACATGCGGTTTTTATGTTTTGCTTACGCCGGGGGCTTAGTCGCCCTGGCCAATATTCTGTTTGGCTGGCCGGACGTCAATGTGCCGCAGGTATTAGGGCTGGTAGCCGTTCTCCATATTACCGAGAGCGTGCTGATTGCTGTTAGCGGCGGTTACAGTGCCGTGCCGCTGATTGTAAAACGGCAGGATGGCCGGATTGTGGGCGCTTTCAGCCTGCAGAACTTTTGGCCTTTGCCTTTGGCCCTCCTGGCTGTTATTTCTATTCCGGCGGATAGTGCGTCGGAAGGACTCCTTTATATGCCGGAATGGTGGCCGCTTATTCCGCTGGGGGTGGAACCGCCGGCTGGCGAAAGCCTGATTTATGCCATGCTGCCGGTGGTAGCCGCCCTGGGCTATACCGATATTGCCGTGTCCAGCCTGCCCGGTGAGAGACGGCGGCGATCGGCATTACACCTGGCGCTCTATAGTGTTTTATTGCTGATATTGGCCATATTATCCGCCCAGTATTCTTGGCTCAAGGTTTTGGCCGCCCTGTTGTCGCCTTTAGGTCACGAGGCGCTGATTCAGCTTGACAACCGGCGGGAATTGACGCAGCGCCCTTATTTCATCCCGCCTGACCACGGGGTTAAAATTCTTAATGCTATTCCGGATACCCCGGCCGGAAAAATATTAAAACCGGGAGATATTCTTCTCAGTCTGGATGGAATAACGATAAACAGCCGCTATGACTTGGCGGCTGCCATCAGTTATGCGCCGGCGGAATTCACTGTGGAATTTGAACGGAAAGGTCTAAGGCACAGCCGGCAAGTCAAATTCAAAAACGGCGAGAGAAAGCTGGGCGTTATTCTGGTCCCTGACGGGGATGAATCCTATTATGTCGAAATGAAAAGCGAAAGATTCGGTTTGCTTGACTGGATTAAACGGAAATTACCCAAAAGATAAAGAAGACTGTTCAACCGTCTTAGAGGTGATAATAGAATGGCGACTGTTCCCAAACTGGCAACCAATCACAATGAGGGCGGAATTCCGTTTACCGTGGAAGCCCCCTTTATTCCTACCGGTGATCAGCCGGCGGCCATTGCCAAGCTGGCGGACGGCGTATGCAGCGGGGACAAGGCTCAGGTACTGTTGGGAGCTACCGGCACCGGCAAGACATTTACCATTGCGAAAGTAATCGAGGCAGTTCAGAAACCAACCCTGGTTATCGCTCACAATAAGACCCTGGCTGCTCAATTAGCCAGCGAGTTTAAAGAGTTTTTTCCCCATAACGCCGTAGAATATTTTGTCAGCTACTATGACTATTATCAGCCGGAAGCTTATATCGCTCAGACTGATACCTATATTGAAAAAGACGCTTCGATTAATGATGAGATTGATAAACTGCGACACTCGGCTACCAGTTCCCTGTTCGAGCGGCGGGACGTTATAATCGTGGCCAGTGTATCCTGTATTTACGGTTTAGGTTCGCCGGAAGACTACCGGGATTTAATGTTATCCTTGCGACAAGGACAAGTCAAGGACCGGGATGATATCCTGCGTAAGCTGGTGGACATTCAATACGAGCGCAACGATATAAATTTTACCCGCGGTAAGTTCCGGGTACGGGGCGATATAGTTGAAATTTTTCCCGCCGGTTACGGGGAAAAAGCGCTGCGGATCGAACTTTTCGGCGACGAGGTGGAACGCATCCTGGAGGTGGACACCATGACCGGGGAGATACTGGCTGAGCGTAAGCATATCGCTATCTATCCCGCTTCCCACTATGTCACTTCGCGGGAGAACATGCTGCGGGCCATCCGGGACATCGAGGCCGAGCTTGAACAGCAACTGGCTTTTCTAAAGTCGGCGGGCAAGCTCTTAGAGGCTCAGCGGCTGGAGCAGCGCACCAATTATGACCTGGAAATGATGCTGGAGATGGGATATTGCTCCGGGATCGAAAACTATTCCCGGCATCTGACCAATCGCCGGCCGGGAGAATCTCCCTACACGCTGGTGGATTATTTCCCCCAGGACTTTTTGATTGTGATTGACGAATCCCATGCGACCCTGCCCCAACTGCGGGCGATGCAGGCCGGGGACCGGTCGCGGAAAGAGTCCCTGGTGGCAAATGGTTTCCGGCT
This window of the Methylomusa anaerophila genome carries:
- a CDS encoding S41 family peptidase, with the protein product MSRRKIIIGAVLLVLFTFVATSGAFLYMLHINSTDIAGTLKLFRVIQLIKSRYVEEVPSDALLAGAIKGMVNSLGDPHSIYLDPKMYKEFMIETEGSFGGVGIVIGIKDKMLTVVAPIEGTPGDKAGIKSGDQILKIDGLDTKDMALDEAVSKIRGPEGSHVTLSILRSGQDAKEYTLTRSNIQIKTVTGKMLENDIGYVRLSMFNENTGSDIGKKLQELEKQGMKAVILDLRDNPGGLLEESVKVAGNFVPKGPVVSVVTKDGTRETHSSNLAAPKYPLVILVNGGSASASEIVAGAVQDTGAGTLIGTKTFGKGSVQTIIRLDGGSAMKLTIAKYLTPNDRSINGVGIEPDIKVEMPDFKENGKDLQLEKAIEVLKGKL
- a CDS encoding PDZ domain-containing protein, producing the protein MITGITAFPWPNILLLIIDRALSVLQQPIFWVILALVGWQYRQMRQSQQKMFGVYSYSLVRQVLLAGFYGLLGGIVGSFLLTVAGVTLNKLGLNYIWPVALALMLINMRFLCFAYAGGLVALANILFGWPDVNVPQVLGLVAVLHITESVLIAVSGGYSAVPLIVKRQDGRIVGAFSLQNFWPLPLALLAVISIPADSASEGLLYMPEWWPLIPLGVEPPAGESLIYAMLPVVAALGYTDIAVSSLPGERRRRSALHLALYSVLLLILAILSAQYSWLKVLAALLSPLGHEALIQLDNRRELTQRPYFIPPDHGVKILNAIPDTPAGKILKPGDILLSLDGITINSRYDLAAAISYAPAEFTVEFERKGLRHSRQVKFKNGERKLGVILVPDGDESYYVEMKSERFGLLDWIKRKLPKR
- the uvrB gene encoding excinuclease ABC subunit UvrB; this translates as MATVPKLATNHNEGGIPFTVEAPFIPTGDQPAAIAKLADGVCSGDKAQVLLGATGTGKTFTIAKVIEAVQKPTLVIAHNKTLAAQLASEFKEFFPHNAVEYFVSYYDYYQPEAYIAQTDTYIEKDASINDEIDKLRHSATSSLFERRDVIIVASVSCIYGLGSPEDYRDLMLSLRQGQVKDRDDILRKLVDIQYERNDINFTRGKFRVRGDIVEIFPAGYGEKALRIELFGDEVERILEVDTMTGEILAERKHIAIYPASHYVTSRENMLRAIRDIEAELEQQLAFLKSAGKLLEAQRLEQRTNYDLEMMLEMGYCSGIENYSRHLTNRRPGESPYTLVDYFPQDFLIVIDESHATLPQLRAMQAGDRSRKESLVANGFRLPSAFDNRPLTFNEFEQRINQIIYVSATPAAYELKAAKQVAEQIIRPTGLVDPVIDVRPIAGQMDDLWAEIKARTAANERVLVTTLTKKMAENLTEYLKNMGIKVRYLHSDIATIERVEIIRDLRAGEFDVLVGINLLREGLDLPEVSLVVILDADKEGFLRSETSLIQTIGRAARNAHGKVVMYADTITESMGQAIGETERRRMIQTEYNTRHGITPRTIEKRVKELIETTKVAETGVEYKTDRIGSMNRTEMLELAANLEKEMRQASKLLEFERAAELRDMIIELKQKAGEPAPKPKTSLSKTARHRKK